A single region of the Rhizophagus irregularis chromosome 27, complete sequence genome encodes:
- a CDS encoding uncharacterized protein (SECRETED:cutsite_SVS-SP; SECRETED:prob_0.2690); SECRETED:SignalP(1-24) has protein sequence MAKFTKLTFVCVLVLVLLVSFSVSSPERLAVRQAPTPDTGAPAPGGDATPPAGGATPGATPPAAGGAPPAGATPPAAGGAPPAGATPPAGATPPAGGAPPAGGPSSSPSSSPTVSASAAGPSGSSSPAATGAAYKIESGLSSVVALAALVGYFL, from the exons atggcaaaattcacaaaattaaCGTTCGTTTGCGTTCTTGTCCTCGTTCTCCTTGTTTCCTTCAGCGTATCATCTCCTG AACGATTAGCTGTTCGTCAAGCACCTACACCAGATACTGGAGCTCCAGCACCAGGAGGTGATGCAACTCCACCAGCAGGTGGAGCCACACCAGGAGCAACTCCACCAGCAGCTGGAGGAGCACCACCAGCAGGAGCAACCCCACCAGCAGCTGGAGGAGCACCACCAGCAGGAGCAACCCCACCAGCAGGAGCAACTCCACCAGCAGGAGGAGCACCACCAGCAGGAGGTCCATCATCATCACCTTCTTCATCACCAACTGTGAGCGCTTCAGCTGCCGGCCCTAGTGGTAGCTCATCTCCAGCAGCAACAGGCGCTGCCTACAAAATTGAAAGTGGTTTATCTAGCGTTGTTGCCCTCGCTGCTCTCGTTGGTtatttcttgtaa